The genome window agaaagagtgcagcctaacacCACTGACGGggtgggaaaagtgggtaccctggccctcatgatggggggagaaagaaagaaagaaagaaagagtgcagcctaaacCCCTGACTtgtgggaaaagtgggtacctgGCCCTCATAGGgggtggagaaagaaagaaagaaagagttgcagcctaaccctgacgggggaaagtgggtaccctggccctcatatgggggagaaagaaagaaagagtgcagcctaacccctgacgtggggaaaagtgggtaccctgccctcatgatggggggagaaagaagaaagaaagagtgcagcctaaccccgacgtggggaaaagtggtaccctggccctcatggggggagaaagaaagaagaaagaaaagaaagagtgcagcctaacccctgacggGGGAAAAGTGGTACcactggccctcatggggggggagaaagaaagaaagaaagagtgcagcctaacccctgacgtggggaaaagtgggtaccctggccctcatggggggggagaaagaaagaaagaaagaaagagtgcagcctaacccctgacgtggggaaaagtgggtaccctggccctcactgggggggagaaagaaaagaaagaaagagtgcagcctacacccctgacgtggggaaaagtgggtaccctggccctcatgggggggagaaagaaagaaagaaagaaagagtgcagcctaacccctgacgtggggaaaagtgggtaccctggccctcatggggggggagaaagaaagaagaaagaaagagtgcagcctaacccctgacgtggggaaaagtgggttaccctggccctcatggggggggagaaagaaagaaagaaagagtgcagcctaacccctgacgtggggaaaagtgggtaccctggccctcatggggggggagaaagaaagaaagaaagaaagagtgcagcctaaccccctgacgtggggaaaagtgggtaccctggccctcatgatggggggagaaagaaagaaagaaagagtgccgcctaacccctgacgtggggaaaagtgggtaccctggccctcatggggggggagaaagaaagaaagaacgagtgcagcctaacccctgacgtggggaaaagtgggtaccctggcccaCATGattggggaggaaaagaaagaaagaaagagtgcagcctaacccctgacgtggggaaaagtgggtaccctgcccctcatgatggggggagaaagaaagaaagaaagagtgcagcctaacccctgacgtggtgaaaagtgggtaccctggccctcatgatggggggagaaagaaagaaagaaagagtgcagcctaacccctgacgtggggaaaagtgggtaccctggccccatcatggggggggagagagaaagaaagaaagaaagagtgcagcctaacccctgacgtggggaaaagtgggtaccctggccctcatgggggtggagaaagaagaaagaaagagttgcaagcctaaccctgacgtggggaaagtgggtaccatggcctcatgatgggggagaaagaagaaagaaagagtgcagcctaacccctgacgtgggaaaAGTGGTGTaaccctagccctcatgggggggaaaaaaagagtgcagcctaacccctgacgtggggaaaagtgggtaccctagccctcacgggggaaaaaaagagtgcagcctaacccctgacgtgggggAAAAAGTGGGTAtcctagccctcatgggggggggaaaaagagtgcagcctaacccctgacgtggggaaaagtgggtaccctagccctcatgagggggggaaaaaaagagtgcagcctaacccctgacgtgggggAAAAAGTGGGTAcacctggccctcatgggggggaaaaaaaagagtgcaagcctaacccctgacgtggggaaaagtgggtaccctggccctcattgggggggaaaaaaagagtgcagcctaaccccatgacgtggggaaaagtgggtaccctggccctcatgggggggggaaaaaagagtgcagcctaacccctgacgtgaggaaaagtgggtaccttggccctcatggggggggaaaaaaagagtgcagcctaacccctgacgtggggaaaagtgggtaccctggcccccatgggggggaaaaaaatagtgcagcctaaccctaatgtcaggaagagtgcggcctaacccgaatgtcaggaagagtgcggcctaacccgaatgtcaggaagagtgcaccctaaccctaatgtcaggaagtcTGTACCCTAACACTAATTTCAGAAAGAGtgcaccataaccctaatgtcaggaagagtgcacccaaaccctaatgtcaggaagagtgtaccctaaccctaatgtcaggaagagtgcacccaaaccctaatgtcaggaagagtgtaccctaaccctaatgtcaggaagagtgtaccctaaccctagtgacGACCCTAGCCCTAGCGGCGACCCGGGACGGATCTACCTAGCGCCtaatttgccttgccttgccgtCATCTATCATCTCTCATCTGCCATCTATCATCTGCCATGTATCATGTATACATCtgtcatcatctatcatctaccatCGATCATGTACTCATCTaacatcatctatcatctagcattgacttacctgcaaaattgacttacctgcaaaattgacttacctgccaaaacatcataggggtacagaaacaacccatacaagtacaagatcaatagcccctcccatccacccccaccctctgctttttcagttaaggcaacaattacaacaagttacagtcagggaggaaaaaatcataggggtacaggaacaaccaatacaagtacaagatcaatactccatcccatccaccctcaccctcctcctttttcaattaacacaacaattacaacaagttacagtcagggaggaaaacatcataggggtacagaaacaacccatacaagatcaatagtccatccaatccacccccaccctctcctttttcagttaaggcaacaattataacaagttacagtcagggaggaaaacatcataggggtagaGAAACAaaccatacaagatcaatagtccatcccatccaccctcaccctctcttttttcaattaacacagcaattacaacaagttacagtcagggaggaaaaaaatcataggggtacagaaacaaccaatacaagtacaagatcaatagtccatcccatccaccctcaccctctcctttttcaattaacacaacaatcataacaagttacagtcagggaggaaaacatcatagtggtacagaaacaatccatacaagattaatagcccctcccatccacccccaccctctgctttttcagttaaggcaacaattacaacaagttacagtcagggaggaaaaaatcataggggtacagaaacaaccaatacaagtacaagatcaatagcccctcccatccacccccaccctctgctttttcagttaaggcaacaattacaacaagttacagtcagggaggaaaaaatcataggggtacagaaacaacccatacaagatcaatagtccatcccatccaccctcaccctctcctttttcaattaacacaacaatcataacaagttacagtcagggaggaaaacatcatagtggtacagaaacaatccatacaagattaatagcccctcccatccacccccaccctctgctttttcagttaaggcaacaattacaacaagttacagtcagggaggaaaaaatcataggggtacagaaacaaccaatacaagtacaagatcaatagcccctcccatccacccccaccctctgctttttcagttaaggcaacaattacaacaagttacagtcagggaggaaaaaatcataggggtacagaaacaacccatacaagatcaatagtccatcccatccaccctcaccctctcctttttcaattaacacaacaatcataacaagttacagtcagggagggaaacatcttatatgtacagaaacaacccatacaagtacaagatcaatagtccctcccatccacccccaccctctgctttttcagttaaggcaacaattacaacaagttacagtcagggaggaaaaaatcataggggtacaggaacaaccaatacaagtacaagatcaatagtccctcccatccaccctcaccctctcctttttcaattaacacaacaattataacaagttatattcagggagaaaaacatcatagtggtacagaaacaatccatacaagattaatagtccatcccatccaccctcaccctctttttcaattaacacaacaatcataacaagttacagtcagggaggaaaacatcataggggaacagaaacaacccatacaagatcaatagtccatcccatccacactcaccctctccctttttaaggcaacaattataacaagttataatcaggcaggaaaaaatcataggggtacagaaacaacccataaaagtacaacatcaatggccagtcccatccaccctcagcctctcccttttcagttcagacagtaagtacaacaagttaaagtctgggagaaaaacattatagtggtacagaaacaactcatacaagatcaatagtccctcccatccacccccccCCACGtcgttttcagttaaggcaacaattataaaaaattatagtcagggagggaaacatcataggggtacagaatcaacccatacaagatcaatagtccatcccatccaccctcaccctctcctttttcaattaacacaacaattacaacaagttacagtcagggaggaaaaaatcataggggtacagaagcaaccaatacaagtacaagatcaatagtccctcccatccaccctcaccctctgctttttcaattaacacaacaattataacaagttatattcagggagaaaaacatcatagtggtacagaaacaatccatacaagattaatagtccatcccatccaccctcaccctctttttcaattaacacaacaatcataacaagttacagtcaggaaggaaaacatcataggggtacagaaacaacccatacaagatgaatagtccatcccatccacactcaccctctccctttttaaggcaacaattataacaagttataatcaggcaggaaaacatcataggggtacagaaacaacccataaaaGTACAACATcgatggccagtcccatccacccttaccctctcctttttcagttcagacaacaagtacaacaagttacagtctgggagaaaaacatcatagtggtacagaaacaacccatactgttgggggtcgagcatgggtgcttgaacaggcctacagcaagctgtgagaaagtgaacttatgaccccaggttaaaagaagaagaagtgtcaagatcagcaaaacaggaatccaataacaggatgccggtaattgcagaagcatgatgtaatgctaagctgatgcgaaggtgtgaaaccaatcaggagaggtaaaggggagcgtgtatccctcatgggcaaagtgaagcagccaatcaagtaatgcgtgatcgcgtgtaagacagtatattaagagcagccttgtaatcaataaacggagcattttgtgaacctatatcgtatcggtgttttctcccctccacctggccgcggcattctggtgaccctacgtgataccaggagagagagagaccgtggacgagagaaggtggagatcccggctgcccgagagaggcaggctgcccgagagaggcaggaaaagagctcaaattaggtggccacggctgaccggtgagtcaggcagactgcggtctggttcgggatgggtttcgctgtatcagtgatagaaaaggctacgacagaaggagtgctatgtgtagcgaagaaaacagggtactcaataccccgacaggaacttgtggactttttattttggtgctgacgaagggggttgttagaaaatacgggacagttattctccaaagatcaatggcgtaagacaGGGcaagaattgtgggagtcggtgaagcttttaatctcgagacttgggagaaaattactaaggaagaagcccctgatttatggatgttttcagtccttcctaaggtgaagggagcaacccttaaagagacagacctaaagttaatgttgaaatggtcgaagacacgttacccagagatttatgagtctaccggatttgagatatccttgtggaatggggcatgagttaagctgtggaatgcagctacaaaaggcaatgatgctgtgaaaagtttgtcagtcatttggagaactgttttagagatgttaaagtaaaaaaaaaaatgagatcatggagatcagcgtgccccccccccccccgaacctccactggttgccgctgcagcagcgaagactgaggacggggatgaagacgatcctttcgacctgagccctattgaccccgagatggagcctgtgcacgttcatcagtttgctgttgctgctcctgagattctgatgcctgataatgctgatgctgacctggatggtgcttttgacctggagcctattcatccggaaaagaagcctgatttatatcccccatatcctcatgataaatgggtagctgtaaagggagaagtgagatgggtgggggatgtggatgtattgcacagtttcccatggtgtgtgtgcttcccacccgagatgggaaggtctcttgtatgctcttatcaggggtatcgggcagaatgtgtaagaccgtggagttgggaccccgtatactactcctttgatacagtcgcTCTGTGATACTCaagtactagaagttggtaaatataagtatgtccatgtttctatctacccttggaaacctttatagatattgctggcaacttcctccaacataggctggccacctgtgtcggaacgagtgtgcattttggtcagtataaaagcccaagcctcatgcgatgtaagggaggcagagcctctgcggggacgcctgctaaggttcagcctgccaccttgcactgcgatgatgcttctcggagctggtttcctgatagtctttacagggtccttgtgccacgtcctgtatgtgggactgtgtagtgggaacaatgattgtctggattttgtgtttcaaatattgtagttgtgtggagtgtgcttgtgggatcccatatgtgtgtgtgtgtgtctgtgtgtgtgtgtgatgagggcagacagtgttctgtatattttttgttgtcaggttcatgtaaaagttttaacaggtagcagtttaacctttcgggcaagaaaaggttaatgcaaaagcccagttgccgataggccggtggttttagctgtgcaaagcagggtgagcaactttgaaaaaaaaaaaaacaacaacaacaaaaaacaacaacaacaaaaaaaatcacttgagggcaactgaaaattaacagcttgaatatgcatgcttgtaaagtagctattattagaggttgtgattttgtgtataaaaccacctgtatttactagccagttgctaataagaaactatacgttgtattgtatggatttgtcacttgtaaaagagatgttaaagaaagcaaatttgcagtagctgctagaaaatactaaggcaaaagctagaaagattctaagatgatggtactgttataaagcaagtaatggaacaaattaagagggtgggagaactccactggtaagaagtttctttggttagtccctcgctgccattagcatcttcaacatgctgatgcactctgtgatagttactctgctaatgtaaatctgtgtgtgctttgctgtagtagtgacttgttactgggttaagcaggtgaaactctgcattgacaacaaggtgcaaggacagagattgaccaaatgcctgctaccacagtcaagggcaagactgggttggcctctgtgtttgccaccaagaagaacctttagcttcgctgctggctgcaacccagcaggcgtagagcagtggagacacatgtcatgccagaccttgatgtgagggatggcctccgctgttatcagagagccatccaggagaaaaagggtaggcccagctgtgtacagctatcaacaggaccatactggctgccagcaaaacataccaagccgcagaactcaaccacataaagaaacagcaatggtagaaatctttgtaaaatctttgtaatatctgtgctattatgtgtgaccatgggtaatggaaaagtatactgagcatatctgttaaatcccaactattccaacctgttacatggtgtgtaggattcactgatatgccacatgttataaaggttcaagtgacttcaaatcagactaatcttactgaaataatgctacctagagtagtgggttgttatattacacaagtcaagcagtgatagagcagacacaataaattgtcaaaaacttttcgtaaaactaaaaagggggagatgtggagacagtgttctcacaggaaaatgaatatttggtacatgagctctgaataactctgagggatacagcaaggccatgggaggcccgaggaagcctaagcaagcaagataagaagaagctgtaattcactgagttatgagaactgtggactgttggcaagcattcgaggtcaagttctcacacctgtgtttaaccaattatatgttagtcactaagggtcttcacgacaagtatccaatcatgatatgccaaattgctgtaggtgtgtgtaagcaatagtatataaggagttaaagctttgcaataaatggctttttgtctgatcaaaaaaaaaaaaaaaaagggggggggagtgtaactccttgactgttaacactgtacagtttacttctgcagctgcttcacatcccctttgcattagaatgcttctgggcatgtgttgtatgaatctttctgatcattctgaatctattcacaagaatttgtttgaacttaaagaaaatatgaaagaacttactgtagaaacaaatcctatagactcttggttaaaatcgttaggaataagtagttggttaaggagtttaatcatgatgtttagcggaccaataatgattatgttgttaattttgttttttggaccttgtttgttacaatgtattatgcaacgcatgcagcagatgacaaacgccttatttgaaaaaagagggggagatgttgggggtcgagcatgggcgcttgaagaggcctacagcaagctgtgagaaagtgaacttatgaccccaggttaaaagaagaagaagtgtcaagatcagcaaaacaggaatgcaataacaggatgccagtaattgcagaagcatgatgtaacgctaagctgaagcgaaggcgtgaaaccaatcaggagaggtaaaggggagcgtgtatccctcgtgggcaaagtgaagcagccaatcaagtaatgcgtgatcacgtgtaagacagtatattaagagcagctttgtaatcaataaacggagcattttgtgaacctacatcgtatcggtgttttctcccctccacctggccgcggcaccatacaagatcaatagtccctcccatccagcctcaccctctcctttttcagttaaggcaactattctaacaagttacagtcagggaggaaaacatcataggggtacagaaacaacccatacaagtacaaaatcaatagtccctctcatccaccctcaccctctccatttttttattaacacaacaaaaagcatttctacaagTCCGCACTCATGCAATtcttgcagagccaaggccacgcagtgagcgatcccaataccctgagccttgttgctggacaagaagattcttggcaggcataagcaaggtcaattgtcttgttatgcttctgtaatttcccatgttttcgtgcagagaatgatctctgccaaggctgtagtttcccacggtgtttttacaaatacagtattacaaaatacacaaatgcaattttacaaatacaagaacaaacaagttataaacattagctttgtaaacagtagtaacctctagactcaccaattagagctcagtatccaaggttGCTCAGCTTTCCTCTTGAGTCAGCTACATCCACCTGCTAAACATGCACAGAGTTACCCACATGAATTCAAGCTAAATAGATTAGcctaaagagaaagaggttCAGTATCGCAGCAAAAACCTGgacatttctcagctttgcagagcctaACATTTACTCCCAACACAACCCTTTCTTCTACCCATTCCCCAAGAACTATTCACACACCAAACCCgacgttcattttctcctgctccacagctccctgctgtgctaaaagacttgctagtgtagctgaaaaagggacctgttctttctgtgtgctgaccGGCAGCACAACCAGACTATCGCAAGGAAATCGCAGAACAATTTACAGCTtagctgacttttaaagattcaagagcttggcccaacaggagctaagcttgtctgactgttccaaagcaaacaccattacatttataaggaagcaacctatccaaggacactgtgataccaaagaaaggcagtgcaaaaaagcagacaatgcttcagatggagcaaacctctgaagagtcaatgacttcaaaagaagtgattatgctgctggacaaggtagtgcctttgccctgagctttcaaagcagatcagcaagatacatgcttgcctcagtgctgaagttccagctgaatgcactgttattctctctacttccacctacttaccagaagcagcttcctcagtaTGCTCGTCCGCAGTGCCACATCTTCTTTTGCTGCGTCAAACACAAGGCCAGGAAGTGCATCCAGTAAGTAAACTCCCCAAGAGGTGAAGGACAggaactaataagaaaaaaaataattactaaaatagttgcactgaagtaaaacagaaaactgatgtcaaagctggaaacacagtgctccaatCCCAAATCTGCTTCATGCCTTTAGCCCTTCCATTACCACTCTGCAGCCCCACGCAGTAGCTCACTCTAAACTGTACATGCATTCTCACTAGCTCCCGGTCAGTGGTACAGAGGGAAGGGACTGGGGCTTGACAAGGTCTGGTTTGTTCTCATTATGGTGACGGCGTATTGAAGCTCTCCGGCTTCCaggca of Melopsittacus undulatus isolate bMelUnd1 chromosome 11, bMelUnd1.mat.Z, whole genome shotgun sequence contains these proteins:
- the LOC117436796 gene encoding ribosomal oxygenase 2-like produces the protein MELAILVWKLEAAILNLLSDDIYELNSIIYLCLTLEDQKRRGCMSREERRGGVCNGEFLSFTSWGVYLLDALPGLVFDAAKEDVALRTSILRKLLLQVDVADSRGKLSNLGY